A region of Neovison vison isolate M4711 chromosome 7, ASM_NN_V1, whole genome shotgun sequence DNA encodes the following proteins:
- the LOC122914465 gene encoding olfactory receptor 9G1, translating into MERSNHTVTEFILVGFTTDPVMQLVLFVVFLSVYSLTLIANATLMVLICNDSRLHTPMYFFIGNLSFLDLWYSSVYTPKILVTCISEDKSISFAGCVCQFFFSAGLAYSECYLLAAMAYDRYMAISKPLLYSQAMSLKLCAFLVASSYLGGFINSSIITKRTFALNFCSGNVIDDFFCDLLPLVKLACGRKDGYQTILYFLLASNVITPTVLILSSYLFIIATIMKIRSTQGRLKAFSTCSSHLVSVTLYYGSILYIYSRPRSSYSLDRDKIVSTFYTVVFPMLNPMIYSLRNKDVKEALNKLIK; encoded by the coding sequence ATGGAGAGAAGCAACCATACGGTGACTGAATTCATCCTGGTGGGCTTCACGACAGACCCGGTGATGCAGCTGGTCCTGTTCGTGGTATTCCTTAGTGTGTACTCTTTGACCCTCATTGCAAATGCCACCCTCATGGTGTTGATCTGTAATGACTCCCGGCTGCACACACCCATGTATTTCTTCATTGGGAATCTGTCCTTTCTGGATCTCTGGTATTCCTCTGTCTACACCCCAAAGATTCTGGTGACCTGTATCTCTGAAGACAAAAGCATCTCCTTTGCTGGCTGTGTATGTCAGTTCTTCTTCTCTGCTGGGTTGGCATATAGTGAGTGTTACCTGTTGGCCGCCATGGCTTATGACCGCTATATGGCCATCTCAAAACCACTGCTTTATTCTCAGGCTATGTCTTTAAAGCTATGTGCATTTTTGGTAGCATCCTCATACCTCGGTGGCTTTATTAACTCTTCCATCATCACCAAAAGAACTTTTGCCTTGAACTTCTGTAGTGGCAATGTCATTGATGACTTTTTCTGTGATTTGCTTCCCCTGGTGAAGTTGGCTTGTGGCAGGAAAGATGGCTATCAGACTATACTATACTTCCTCCTGGCCTCCAATGTCATCACCCCAACAGTGCTCATCCTCTCTTCCTACCTGTTCATCATTGCCACCATCATGAAAATCCGCTCCACCCAAGGCCGCCTCAAGGCCTTCTCCACATGTTCCTCCCACCTGGTCTCTGTCACCTTGTACTATGGCTCCATTCTCTACATCTACTCTCGTCCCAGATCTAGCTATTCTTTGGACAGGGACAAAATAGTTTCTACATTTTACACTGTGGTGTTCCCTATGTTGAATCCCATGATCTATAGTCTGAGGAATAAGGATGTGAAAGAGGCTCTGAATAAACTCATTAAATAA
- the LOC122914466 gene encoding olfactory receptor 1013-like: MERSNHTVTEFILVGFTTDPVMQLVLFVVFFGVYSLTLVGNATLMVLICNDSRLHTAMYFFIGNLSFLDLWYSSVYTPKILVTCISEDKSISFAGCLAQFFFSAGLAYSECYLLAAMAYDRYAAISNPLLYAQAMSRTLCISLVIFSYTGGFVNAIILTSNTFTLDFCGDNVIDDFFCDVPPLVKLACDVEESYQAVLYFLLASNVIAPTLLILASYLFIIAAILRIRSTQGRYKAFSTCSSHLVSVTLYYGSILYIYSRPRSSYSLERDKMVSTFYTVLFPMLNPMIYSLRNKDVKEALKKLVWLTRSEI; encoded by the coding sequence ATGGAGAGAAGCAATCATACAGTAACTGAGTTCATCCTAGTGGGTTTCACAACGGACCCAGTGATGCAGTTGGTCCTGTTCGTGGTATTCTTTGGCGTGTACTCTCTGACCCTGGTAGGAAATGCCACGCTCATGGTATTGATCTGTAATGACTCCCGGCTGCACACAGCAATGTATTTCTTCATTGGGAATCTGTCCTTTCTGGATCTCTGGTATTCCTCTGTCTACACCCCAAAGATCCTGGTGACCTGTATCTCTGAAGACAAAAGCATCTCCTTTGCTGGCTGTCTAGCTCAGTTCTTCTTCTCTGCTGGCTTGGCATATAGTGAGTGTTACCTCTTGGCCGCCATGGCTTATGACCGCTACGCAGCCATTTCCAACCCCCTGCTTTACGCTCAGGCCATGTCAAGGACATTGTGCATCTCTTTGGTTATATTTTCCTATACTGGAGGTTTTGTCAATGCAATAATACTCACCAGCAACACATTCACCTTGGATTTTTGTGGTGATAATGTCATTGATGACTTTTTCTGTGATGTCCCACCACTGGTGAAGTTGGCGTGTGATGTGGAAGAGAGCTACCAGGCCGTGCTGTACTTCCTCCTGGCCTCCAACGTCATTGCCCCCACACTGCTCATCCTCGCCTCCTACCTGTTCATCATTGCTGCCATCTTGAGGATCCGCTCCACCCAGGGCCGCTACAAggccttctccacctgctcctcccacctggTCTCCGTCACCTTGTACTACGGCTCCATTCTCTACATCTACTCTCGCCCACGTTCCAGCTATTCCCTTGAGAGGGATAAAATGGTATCAACATTTTATACTGTGCTGTTTCCCATGTTGAACCCCATGATCTACAGTCTGAGGAATAAGGACGTGAAAGAAGCCCTGAAAAAACTGGTCTGGTTAACACGGTCGGAAATCTGA
- the LOC122914467 gene encoding olfactory receptor 9G4, whose amino-acid sequence MEVGNRTILTEFILVGFSANPQWQLILFGIFLVLYLMTLSGNMTLVILIRIDSRLHTPMYFFIGNLSFLDFWYTSVYTPKILANCVSEDKRISLAGCGAQLFFSCVVAYTECYLLAAMSYDRYAAICNPLLYSSSMSRSLCTGLVAGSYIGGFLNAIAHTANTFRLSFCGKNIIDHFFCDAPPLVKMSCTDTYIYEKVLLGVVGFTVLSSILAILISYCNILLAILRIRSASGRRKAFSTCASHLISVMLFYGSLLFMYSRPSSTYSLEKDKVAALFYTVVNPLLNPLIYSLRNKDVKEAFWKATQTIRLQR is encoded by the coding sequence ATGGAGGTAGGAAATCGTACCATTCTGACTGAATTCATCTTGGTGGGTTTCTCAGCAAACCCACAGTGGCAGCTGATTCTATTTGGAATATTTCTGGTGCTCTATTTGATGACTTTGTCGGGGAACATGACCCTGGTTATTCTAATCCGAATTGATTCCCGCCTACACACGCCTATGTACTTTTTCATTGGCAATCTGTCCTTTTTGGATTTTTGGTACACTTCTGTGTATACTCCCAAAATCTTGGCTAACTGTGTCTCAGAAGATAAACGAATCTCCTTGGCTGGATGTGGGGCCCAGCTGTTCTTCTCTTGTGTTGTAGCCTACACTGAGTGCTACCTCCTCGCAGCCATGTCCTATGACCGGTATGCAGCGATCTGTAACCCATTACTTTATTCAAGTTCTATGTCCAGGTCTCTCTGTACTGGGCTGGTCGCTGGCTCCTACATAGGAGGGTTTTTGAATGCCATAGCCCATACTGCCAACACTTTCCGCTTGAGTTTCTGTGGTAAAAATATTATTGACCACTTCTTCTGTGATGCACCACCATTGGTAAAAATGTCTTGTACAGATACCTACATCTATGAAAAAGTCCTCCTGGGTGTGGTGGGCTTCACAGTCCTCTCCAGCATTCTTGCCATCCTGATTTCCTATTGCAACATACTTCTGGCTATCCTGAGGATCCGCTCAGCCTCAGGAAGGCGCAAGGCCTTCTCCACCTGTGCTTCACACCTCATTTCAGTCATGCTCTTCTACGGATCCCTGCTCTTCATGTATTCAAGGCCAAGTTCCACCTACTCCCTGGAGAAAGACAAAGTGGCTGCTCTGTTTTACACTGTGGTCAATCCACTGCTCAACCCACTCATCTATAGCCTGAGAAATAAAGACGTCAAAGAGGCCTTCTGGAAAGCAACGCAAACCATAAGACTGCAGAGATGA